In the genome of Chelonia mydas isolate rCheMyd1 chromosome 26, rCheMyd1.pri.v2, whole genome shotgun sequence, one region contains:
- the ARID5A gene encoding AT-rich interactive domain-containing protein 5A isoform X2 encodes MALSFKGKRKKKTSTMEAAGPGPVEEADAVKPGPEGSQSTVDPLDRVDSPALKPDSSSEEEQKRLVEEMGDEQASSREKEEEQAFLVNLYKFMKDRHTPIERVPHLGFKQINLWKIYKAVEKLGAYELVTGRRLWKNVYDELGGSPGSTSAATCTRRHYERLVLPYVRHLKGEDDKPLPPAKPRKQYKVSREPRGEQGDDAAEKSKRVKKEKSGDQVLPEKVKPDTSATPKRGREAVTDGPEQSRPGDRAEGLPLSNTKDLAKSQPSMSCHSNCRAHGCSEAYKRLFSSFYFKGNHGIMSPLAKKKLLAQVSKAESLHCHERHLNHCPEGKKSRSAGLPCPSPELDSNRPSVIHQSKEGRSPVPEGDDANDPAQACHPPNKGEGAPCPKGSLSPRGSQIFPRTEDGSSGRHLSPAPAIFTGHFHAYRSEVLKPVSCHPLRGPMEYFRGFKDFPESLSIYQQPGKDLQPANLTRKRQEGTEGCVEQPEDLRSKASQAPPSWSRDSQGPSAFYKGSSAGSRGSPFASVKACWVPPMASFAKASPPLPKSGGLVQPIPQSQVGSPALGPGPRSKRSLEEEGFVHGKKLKAVSPLIKGVEPKDKRGESPSLQQGLAKPQAVVPSPSFPAPLPSAAGQDSYKGTMLRFPVNFGSPADHLKGQSSSLIPSLSVSPFVIPAFPGHLLAASTQSSDLCRPLAASLVHYPTSYDSSLRQRLYPVSTWHNQPTYASPHGTTFHRNNKL; translated from the exons ATGG CACTCAGCTTcaaagggaagaggaagaagaagacaTCCACAATGGAGGCTGCTGGGCCAGGGCCTGTGGAAGAGGCTGATGCTGTGAAGCCTGGACCCGAGGGGAGCCAGAGCACTGTGGACCCACTGGACCGGGTG GACTCGCCAGCGCTGAAGCCAGACAGCAGCTCCGAAGAGGAGCAGAAGAGGCTGGTGGAGGAGATGGGGGATGAGCAGGCATCgagcagggagaaggaagaggagcaggCCTTCCTGGTCAATCTCTACAAGTTCATGAAGGACCGTCACACGCCCATCGAGAGAGTGCCTCATCTTGGCTTCAAGCAGA TTAACCTGTGGAAGATCTACAAAGCTGTGGAGAAGCTGGGAGCATATGAGCTG GTCACAGGAAGACGCCTCTGGAAGAACGTGTATGATGAGCTGGGGGGCAGCCCTGGAAGCACCAGCGCGGCCACCTGCACCCGGAGGCACTACGAGAG GCTGGTCCTCCCATATGTGCGACACCTGAAGGGCGAGGATGAcaagcccctgccccctgccaagccccgGAAGCAGTACAAGGTCTCCAGGGAGCCCCGTGGGGAGCAGGGCGATGACGCAGCTGAAAAGAGCAAGAGAGTCAAGAAGGAGAAAAGCGGAGACCAG GTTTTGCCTGAGAAGGTGAAGCCGGATACCTCTGCCACTCCAAAACGGGGCAGGGAGGCTGTGACAGATGGCCCCGAGCAGAGCCGACCAGGAGACCGAGCTGAGGGGCTTCCCCTTTCGAACACCAAGGACTTGGCCAAGAGCCAGCCATCCATGAGCTGCCACAGCAACTGCAGGGCCCACGGCTGCTCGGAGGCCTACAAACGGCTCTTCTCCAGCTTTTACTTCAAAGGGAACCATGGCATCATGTCTCCCTTGGCCAAGAAGAAGCTGCTGGCTCAAGTGAGCAAGGCTGAATCCTTGCACTGTCATGAGAGACATCTGAACCATTGCCCAGAAGGCAAGAAATCCAGGTCTGCagggctcccctgccccagcccagagctcgaCTCCAACAGGCCATCAGTCATTCATCAGAGCAAAGAGGGAAGGAGCCCTGTGCCAGAGGGGGATGATGCCAATGACCCAGCCCAGGCGTGTCACCCCCCTAACAAAGGGGAGGGGGCACCGTGCCCAAAGGGATCTCTGAGCCCCAGAGGCAGCCAGATATTTCCGAGGACAGAGGACGGGAGTTCAGGGCGCCAcctctcccctgctcctgccATCTTCACTGGCCACTTCCATGCGTACAGAAGTGAGGTTCTGAAACCCGTGAGCTGCCACCCCCTACGAGGCCCGATGGAGTATTTTCGGGGCTTCAAGGATTTCCCAGAGTCTCTCTCCATCTATCAGCAGCCAGGCAAGGACCTGCAGCCAGCCAACCTCACTCGGAAGAGGCAGGAGGGTACGGAGGGTTGTGTGGAGCAGCCAGAAGATCTGCGCAGCAAAGCGAGCCAGGCCCCGCCCTCCTGGAGCAGAGACAGCCAGGGACCCTCTGCTTTCTATAAAGGCAGCTCTGCGGGGAGCAGAGGCTCTCCCTTTGCCAGTGTGAAAGCCTGCTGGGTCCCACCCATGGCCAGCTTTGCCAAGGCCAGTCCCCCGCTGCCCAAGAGTGGTGGGCTCGTCCAGCCCATCCCACAGAGCCAGGtgggcagccctgccctgggccccgggCCGAGGAGCAAGCGCAGTCTGGAGGAGGAGGGCTTTGTTCATGGGAAGAAGCTAAAGGCTGTCTCGCCTCTCATCAAGGGAGTGGAGCCAAAGGACAAACGCGGCGAGTCGCCGAGCCTCCAGCAGGGCCTGGCCAAGCCCCAGGCCGTGGTGCCAAGCCCCAGCTTCCCAGCACCGCTCCCctctgctgcagggcaggataGTTACAAAGGGACGATGCTGAGGTTCCCGGTGAACTTTGGCAGCCCCGCGGAccatttaaagggccagtccTCTTCACTGATTCCTTCGCTCTCTGTCAGCCCATTTGTCATCCCTGCATTTCCAGGCCACTTATTAGCTGCCTCCACTCAATCCTCAGACCTCTGCCGGCCGCTGGCTGCCAGCCTAGTGCACTACCCTACGTCTTACGACAGCTCGCTGCGCCAGAGGCTGTACCCTGTGTCGACGTGGCACAATCAGCCAACGTACGCCTCCCCTCACGGGACCACCTTTCACCGGAACAACAAGCTGTAG
- the ARID5A gene encoding AT-rich interactive domain-containing protein 5A isoform X1 — MLTAPPSEPRNALSFKGKRKKKTSTMEAAGPGPVEEADAVKPGPEGSQSTVDPLDRVDSPALKPDSSSEEEQKRLVEEMGDEQASSREKEEEQAFLVNLYKFMKDRHTPIERVPHLGFKQINLWKIYKAVEKLGAYELVTGRRLWKNVYDELGGSPGSTSAATCTRRHYERLVLPYVRHLKGEDDKPLPPAKPRKQYKVSREPRGEQGDDAAEKSKRVKKEKSGDQVLPEKVKPDTSATPKRGREAVTDGPEQSRPGDRAEGLPLSNTKDLAKSQPSMSCHSNCRAHGCSEAYKRLFSSFYFKGNHGIMSPLAKKKLLAQVSKAESLHCHERHLNHCPEGKKSRSAGLPCPSPELDSNRPSVIHQSKEGRSPVPEGDDANDPAQACHPPNKGEGAPCPKGSLSPRGSQIFPRTEDGSSGRHLSPAPAIFTGHFHAYRSEVLKPVSCHPLRGPMEYFRGFKDFPESLSIYQQPGKDLQPANLTRKRQEGTEGCVEQPEDLRSKASQAPPSWSRDSQGPSAFYKGSSAGSRGSPFASVKACWVPPMASFAKASPPLPKSGGLVQPIPQSQVGSPALGPGPRSKRSLEEEGFVHGKKLKAVSPLIKGVEPKDKRGESPSLQQGLAKPQAVVPSPSFPAPLPSAAGQDSYKGTMLRFPVNFGSPADHLKGQSSSLIPSLSVSPFVIPAFPGHLLAASTQSSDLCRPLAASLVHYPTSYDSSLRQRLYPVSTWHNQPTYASPHGTTFHRNNKL, encoded by the exons ATGCTAACGGCCCCTCCTTCCGAGCCAAGAAATG CACTCAGCTTcaaagggaagaggaagaagaagacaTCCACAATGGAGGCTGCTGGGCCAGGGCCTGTGGAAGAGGCTGATGCTGTGAAGCCTGGACCCGAGGGGAGCCAGAGCACTGTGGACCCACTGGACCGGGTG GACTCGCCAGCGCTGAAGCCAGACAGCAGCTCCGAAGAGGAGCAGAAGAGGCTGGTGGAGGAGATGGGGGATGAGCAGGCATCgagcagggagaaggaagaggagcaggCCTTCCTGGTCAATCTCTACAAGTTCATGAAGGACCGTCACACGCCCATCGAGAGAGTGCCTCATCTTGGCTTCAAGCAGA TTAACCTGTGGAAGATCTACAAAGCTGTGGAGAAGCTGGGAGCATATGAGCTG GTCACAGGAAGACGCCTCTGGAAGAACGTGTATGATGAGCTGGGGGGCAGCCCTGGAAGCACCAGCGCGGCCACCTGCACCCGGAGGCACTACGAGAG GCTGGTCCTCCCATATGTGCGACACCTGAAGGGCGAGGATGAcaagcccctgccccctgccaagccccgGAAGCAGTACAAGGTCTCCAGGGAGCCCCGTGGGGAGCAGGGCGATGACGCAGCTGAAAAGAGCAAGAGAGTCAAGAAGGAGAAAAGCGGAGACCAG GTTTTGCCTGAGAAGGTGAAGCCGGATACCTCTGCCACTCCAAAACGGGGCAGGGAGGCTGTGACAGATGGCCCCGAGCAGAGCCGACCAGGAGACCGAGCTGAGGGGCTTCCCCTTTCGAACACCAAGGACTTGGCCAAGAGCCAGCCATCCATGAGCTGCCACAGCAACTGCAGGGCCCACGGCTGCTCGGAGGCCTACAAACGGCTCTTCTCCAGCTTTTACTTCAAAGGGAACCATGGCATCATGTCTCCCTTGGCCAAGAAGAAGCTGCTGGCTCAAGTGAGCAAGGCTGAATCCTTGCACTGTCATGAGAGACATCTGAACCATTGCCCAGAAGGCAAGAAATCCAGGTCTGCagggctcccctgccccagcccagagctcgaCTCCAACAGGCCATCAGTCATTCATCAGAGCAAAGAGGGAAGGAGCCCTGTGCCAGAGGGGGATGATGCCAATGACCCAGCCCAGGCGTGTCACCCCCCTAACAAAGGGGAGGGGGCACCGTGCCCAAAGGGATCTCTGAGCCCCAGAGGCAGCCAGATATTTCCGAGGACAGAGGACGGGAGTTCAGGGCGCCAcctctcccctgctcctgccATCTTCACTGGCCACTTCCATGCGTACAGAAGTGAGGTTCTGAAACCCGTGAGCTGCCACCCCCTACGAGGCCCGATGGAGTATTTTCGGGGCTTCAAGGATTTCCCAGAGTCTCTCTCCATCTATCAGCAGCCAGGCAAGGACCTGCAGCCAGCCAACCTCACTCGGAAGAGGCAGGAGGGTACGGAGGGTTGTGTGGAGCAGCCAGAAGATCTGCGCAGCAAAGCGAGCCAGGCCCCGCCCTCCTGGAGCAGAGACAGCCAGGGACCCTCTGCTTTCTATAAAGGCAGCTCTGCGGGGAGCAGAGGCTCTCCCTTTGCCAGTGTGAAAGCCTGCTGGGTCCCACCCATGGCCAGCTTTGCCAAGGCCAGTCCCCCGCTGCCCAAGAGTGGTGGGCTCGTCCAGCCCATCCCACAGAGCCAGGtgggcagccctgccctgggccccgggCCGAGGAGCAAGCGCAGTCTGGAGGAGGAGGGCTTTGTTCATGGGAAGAAGCTAAAGGCTGTCTCGCCTCTCATCAAGGGAGTGGAGCCAAAGGACAAACGCGGCGAGTCGCCGAGCCTCCAGCAGGGCCTGGCCAAGCCCCAGGCCGTGGTGCCAAGCCCCAGCTTCCCAGCACCGCTCCCctctgctgcagggcaggataGTTACAAAGGGACGATGCTGAGGTTCCCGGTGAACTTTGGCAGCCCCGCGGAccatttaaagggccagtccTCTTCACTGATTCCTTCGCTCTCTGTCAGCCCATTTGTCATCCCTGCATTTCCAGGCCACTTATTAGCTGCCTCCACTCAATCCTCAGACCTCTGCCGGCCGCTGGCTGCCAGCCTAGTGCACTACCCTACGTCTTACGACAGCTCGCTGCGCCAGAGGCTGTACCCTGTGTCGACGTGGCACAATCAGCCAACGTACGCCTCCCCTCACGGGACCACCTTTCACCGGAACAACAAGCTGTAG